The following proteins are encoded in a genomic region of Lagopus muta isolate bLagMut1 unplaced genomic scaffold, bLagMut1 primary scaffold_120, whole genome shotgun sequence:
- the LOC125687620 gene encoding keratin-associated protein 5-1-like isoform X2 yields the protein MLCCCHHVVLLSPCCVVVTMLCCVVVTMLCCCHQVVLCCCHHVVLCCCHHVVLCCCHHVVLLSPCCVVVTMLCCCRHVVLLSPCCVVLLSPCCVVVTMLCCVVVPMLCCCHHVVLCCCHHVVLLSPCCVVLLSPCCVVVTMLCCCHHVVLCCCHHVVLLSPCCVVLLSPCCVVLLSPCCVVVTMLCCVVVTMLCCCHHVVLCCCHHVVLLSPCCVVVTMLCCVVVTMLCCCRHVVLCCCHPVVLCCCHHVVLCCCHHVVLCCCHHVVLLSPCCVVVTMLCCVVVTLLCCCHHVVLLSPCCVVLLSPCCVVVTTLCCCHHVVLLSPCCVVVTM from the exons atgttgtgttgttgtcaccatgttgtgttgttgtcaccatgttgtgttgttgtcaccatgttgtgttgtgttgttgtcaccatgttgtgttgttgtcaccaggttgtgttgtgttgttgtcaccatgttgtgttgtgttgttgtcaccatgttgtgttgtgttgttgtcaccatgttgtgttgttgtcaccatgttgtgttgttgtcaccatgttgtgttgttgtcgccatgttgtgttgttgtcaccatgttgtgttgtgttgttgtcaccatgttgtgttgttgtcaccatgttgtgttgtgttgttgtccccatgttgtgttgttgtcaccatgttgtgttgtgttgttgtcaccatgttgtgttgttgtcaccat gttgtgttgtgttgttgtcgccatgttgtgttgttgtcaccatgttgtgttgttgtcaccatgttgtgttgtgttgttgtcaccatgttgtgttgttgtcaccatgttgtgttgtgttgttgtcaccatgttgtgttgtgttgttgtcaccatgttgtgttgttgtcaccatgttgtgttgtgttgttgtcaccatgttgtgttgttgtcaccatgttgt gttgtgttgttgtcaccatgttgtgttgttgtcaccatgttgtgttgttgtcaccatgttgtgttgtgttgttgtcaccatgttgtgttgttgtcgccatgttgtgttgtgttgttgtcaccctgttgtgttgtgttgttgtcaccatgttgtgttgtgttgttgtcaccatgttgtgttgtgttgttgtcaccatgttgtgttgttgtcaccatgttgtgttgttgtcaccatgttgtgttgtgttgttgtcaccctgttgtgttgttgtcaccatgttgtgttgttgtcaccatgttgtgttgtgttgttgtcaccatgttgtgttgttgtcaccacgttgtgttgttgtcaccatgttgtgttgttgtcaccatgttgtgttgttgtcaccatgtag
- the LOC125687620 gene encoding keratin-associated protein 10-4-like isoform X1, which yields MLCCCHHVVLLSPCCVVLLSPCCVVVTRLCCVVVTMLCCVVVTMLCCVVVTMLCCCHHVVLLSPCCVVVAMLCCCHHVVLCCCHHVVLLSPCCVVLLSPCCVVVTMLCCVVVTMLCCCHHVVLCCCRHVVLLSPCCVVVTMLCCVVVTMLCCCHHVVLCCCHHVVLCCCHHVVLLSPCCVVLLSPCCVVVTMLCCVVVTMLCCCHHVVLLSPCCVVVTMLCCVVVTMLCCVVVTMLCCCHHVVLCCCHHVVLLSPCCVVLLSPCCVVVTMLCCCHHVVLCCCHHVVLLSPCCVVVTMLCCVVVTMLCCCRHVVLCCCHPVVLCCCHHVVLCCCHHVVLCCCHHVVLLSPCCVVVTMLCCVVVTLLCCCHHVVLLSPCCVVLLSPCCVVVTTLCCCHHVVLLSPCCVVVTM from the exons atgttgtgttgttgtcaccatgttgtgttgttgtcaccatgttgtgttgtgttgttgtcaccatgttgtgttgttgtcaccaggttgtgttgtgttgttgtcaccatgttgtgttgtgttgttgtcaccatgttgtgttgtgttgttgtcaccatgttgtgttgttgtcaccatgttgtgttgttgtcaccatgttgtgttgttgtcgccatgttgtgttgttgtcaccatgttgtgttgtgttgttgtcaccatgttgtgttgttgtcaccatgttgtgttgtgttgttgtccccatgttgtgttgttgtcaccatgttgtgttgtgttgttgtcaccatgttgtgttgttgtcaccat gttgtgttgtgttgttgtcgccatgttgtgttgttgtcaccatgttgtgttgttgtcaccatgttgtgttgtgttgttgtcaccatgttgtgttgttgtcaccatgttgtgttgtgttgttgtcaccatgttgtgttgtgttgttgtcaccatgttgtgttgttgtcaccatgttgtgttgtgttgttgtcaccatgttgtgttgttgtcaccatgttgtgttgtgttgttgtcaccatgttgtgttgttgtcaccatgttgtgttgttgtcaccatgttgtgttgttgtcaccatgttgtgttgtgttgttgtcaccatgttgtgttgtgttgttgtcaccatgttgtgttgttgtcaccatgttgtgttgtgttgttgtcaccatgttgtgttgttgtcaccctgttgtgttgtgttgttgtcaccatgttgtgttgttgtcaccatgttgtgttgttgtcaccatgttgt gttgtgttgttgtcaccatgttgtgttgttgtcaccatgttgtgttgttgtcaccatgttgtgttgtgttgttgtcaccatgttgtgttgttgtcgccatgttgtgttgtgttgttgtcaccctgttgtgttgtgttgttgtcaccatgttgtgttgtgttgttgtcaccatgttgtgttgtgttgttgtcaccatgttgtgttgttgtcaccatgttgtgttgttgtcaccatgttgtgttgtgttgttgtcaccctgttgtgttgttgtcaccatgttgtgttgttgtcaccatgttgtgttgtgttgttgtcaccatgttgtgttgttgtcaccacgttgtgttgttgtcaccatgttgtgttgttgtcaccatgttgtgttgttgtcaccatgtag